In a single window of the Equus quagga isolate Etosha38 chromosome 7, UCLA_HA_Equagga_1.0, whole genome shotgun sequence genome:
- the C7H5orf47 gene encoding uncharacterized protein C5orf47 homolog yields MAAAGGGRTRPPAACVYVARFGAHRCGGVLQLGGRRSPGLGATCSRAGAPDGGGRPPGPGPRPPAAPSDERASSAQSSPAPVARAGGAKGRRGQGDRGAGGRGGLLRPWPPLSPGSGRNPEGGQAGPQVAPAALGLEDSPRRGARGGRCRVRRGGDGRGGRSPEARRLTQKNLAKKFDFPIPLNEASKIMKKKKKVLAWNRVYKVISRMLEENEKYRLRLKRQQVSSENYKTRAD; encoded by the exons ATGGCGGCGGCTGGCGGGGGGCGGACGCGGCCTCCGGCGGCCTGCGTCTACGTGGCCCGCTTCGGCGCGCACCGGTGTGGCGGTGTGCTGCAGCTGGGCGGCCGCCGGAGCCCGGGGCTCGGGGCCACATGCAGCCGGGCGGGCGCGCCGGATGGTGGAGGGCGGCCCCCCGGCCCCGGGCCCAGGCCCCCCGCGGCCCCCTCGGACGAGCGGGCGTCGAGCGCGCAGAGCAGCCCCGCGCCGGTGGCACGTGCAGGTGGCGCGAAGGGGCGGCGGGGACAGGGGGACAGGGGGGCGGGTGGGCGCGGTGGGCTTCTCCGCCCTTGgcctcccctcagccctgggtCGGGCCGCAACCCTGAGGGCGGCCAGGCCGGGCCCCAGGTCGCCCCTGCCGcgctggggctggaggacagcCCGAGGAGGGGCGCGAGGGGCGGGCGCTGTCGTGTGAGACGAGGCGGAGACGGACGGGGCGGACGCAGCCCCGAGGCCCGGC gtttaaCTCAGAAGAATTTAGCTAAAAAGTTTGATTTTCCGATACCTTTGAATGAAGCTtccaaaataatgaagaaaaagaaaaag GTTTTAGCATGGAATAGAGTATACAAAGTCATTTCTAGAAtgcttgaagaaaatgaaaaatatagactCAGGCTGAAACGCCAGCAAGTATCTAGTGAAA ATTACAAAACTCGTGCagattaa